In a genomic window of Coriobacteriia bacterium:
- a CDS encoding response regulator transcription factor, whose protein sequence is MSGEAMPTVLVVDDNEKIVEVLAEYLAAAGYSTLTAHDGPTALERFAAKRPDLALLDIMLPGIDGIELTRRFQAEGVPVILVTAKGDEVDRLVGLEIGADDYIVKPFSPREVVARVKAVLRRCTRSAEAGSPVTVGDLAIDPERRSVGVAGESVELTRTEFDILLTLAAHPGRVYTRLQLMEAASGDAFEGYERTIDAHVKNIRKKLGDDPKKPRYIRTVFGVGYKLEA, encoded by the coding sequence TTGAGCGGAGAAGCCATGCCCACCGTCCTCGTGGTGGATGACAACGAGAAGATCGTCGAGGTGCTCGCTGAGTACCTAGCGGCTGCGGGCTACTCGACGCTGACCGCGCACGACGGACCGACGGCGCTTGAGCGGTTCGCTGCGAAGCGCCCGGACCTCGCACTGCTCGACATCATGCTGCCCGGTATCGATGGCATCGAGCTCACGAGGCGCTTCCAGGCCGAAGGGGTCCCCGTGATCCTCGTGACGGCAAAGGGCGACGAGGTCGATCGACTGGTCGGACTCGAGATCGGCGCGGACGACTACATCGTGAAGCCTTTCTCGCCGCGCGAGGTGGTTGCGCGCGTGAAAGCGGTTCTGCGCCGCTGCACGCGCAGCGCCGAAGCAGGGTCGCCGGTGACCGTGGGGGATCTGGCCATCGACCCGGAGCGCCGCTCGGTGGGTGTTGCAGGCGAGTCGGTGGAGCTCACGCGCACCGAGTTCGACATCCTGTTGACGCTGGCAGCTCATCCGGGGCGCGTCTACACACGGCTCCAGCTCATGGAGGCCGCGAGCGGCGACGCGTTTGAGGGCTACGAGCGCACGATAGACGCGCACGTGAAGAACATCCGCAAGAAGCTCGGCGACGATCCCAAGAAGCCGCGCTACATTCGCACCGTCTTCGGCGTCGGCTACAAGCTGGAGGCGTGA
- a CDS encoding ATP-binding protein — protein sequence MRRLSLRAQVFLSILSVSLVSAGIVGLAARTSLITAFENYLSSLPAASGTGGGRRMGRLILSGAEQAFVSGVDRSVLIASLVAIGVSVVVALALAAYLARPIVRLEDAAHGLAGGDLDRRVDVDGPAEVAALGEAFNVMADSLARAEELRRRMTADVAHELRNPLAAARAQAEGMVDGVLARDDARLASLVEDLAHLSALIDDLQELAVAEAGHLGYDMRGIDLAVLVGRESERAEALLSEGVTLAPYQGPNAPTIVLADERRIAQVMRNLLSNAARHTEVGTVGVSLAIEAGRAVVSVIDTGRGIDSEDLAHVFERFYRADAARASDTGGAGLGLAISRTIIIDHGGEVFARSTPGEGTTVGFSLPVHAEA from the coding sequence ATGCGGCGGCTCTCTCTCAGGGCGCAGGTCTTTCTTTCCATCTTGAGCGTCTCGCTCGTGTCGGCGGGCATCGTCGGACTTGCCGCGCGCACATCGCTCATAACAGCTTTTGAGAACTATCTGTCGTCTCTGCCCGCGGCGTCGGGGACCGGTGGCGGGCGCCGCATGGGTCGCTTGATTCTGTCCGGTGCCGAGCAGGCATTCGTCTCCGGAGTCGATCGCAGCGTCTTGATAGCCTCTCTGGTCGCCATCGGAGTCTCGGTGGTCGTCGCCTTGGCGCTTGCCGCATACCTTGCCCGACCGATCGTGCGCTTAGAGGACGCGGCGCACGGCCTGGCCGGGGGAGATCTTGACCGACGTGTCGATGTGGATGGCCCGGCTGAGGTGGCGGCGCTCGGCGAGGCATTCAACGTGATGGCCGATTCGCTCGCGCGTGCCGAAGAACTCCGGCGGCGCATGACCGCCGACGTCGCCCATGAGTTGCGCAACCCGCTCGCCGCTGCGCGGGCTCAGGCCGAGGGCATGGTCGACGGGGTCTTGGCGCGTGACGATGCGCGTCTGGCCTCGCTCGTCGAGGATCTTGCTCACCTGTCAGCGCTGATCGACGATCTGCAGGAACTGGCCGTGGCCGAGGCGGGGCATCTGGGCTACGACATGCGCGGAATCGACCTTGCGGTGCTTGTGGGCCGCGAGTCTGAGCGCGCCGAGGCACTGCTGAGCGAAGGCGTCACGCTAGCCCCGTACCAAGGGCCGAACGCGCCGACCATCGTCTTGGCCGACGAACGCCGAATTGCACAAGTCATGCGCAACCTGCTGTCGAATGCCGCGCGCCACACAGAGGTCGGGACGGTCGGGGTGAGCCTCGCCATCGAAGCGGGGCGAGCGGTCGTGAGCGTCATCGACACGGGGCGCGGTATCGACTCCGAGGATCTGGCCCACGTGTTCGAGCGCTTCTACCGGGCCGATGCGGCGCGGGCCTCCGACACCGGCGGAGCGGGGCTCGGACTGGCCATCTCGCGCACGATCATCATCGACCACGGTGGGGAGGTCTTCGCCCGCAGCACGCCCGGCGAGGGCACGACCGTCGGCTTCTCGCTACCCGTGCACGCAGAAGCCTGA
- a CDS encoding calcium/sodium antiporter — MTYVYALSGFVLLFGGGEFLVRGAVAVSKRFGLSPLLIGMTVVAGCTSAPELVVSMSAALQGSSDIAVGNVVGSNIFNILGVLGVAALITPIVIRPSSLRRDTTVMLASAIGLALVAQSGELGRTTGVVLLMGVALYVVLSYRTELKNPESPAAELHEHEAAEIEGPRSMWVGVGYLLGGLGALIIGSRFLIIGSTEIARTFGVSEAVIGLSLVAVGTSLPELATSVVAAVRKHSDVAVGNVVGSNIFNILGILGLTAVIRPISIAEQMASVDVWVMVAVSVALVPFLIWRGRIGRITGVAFLAAYTAYMLVLFNG; from the coding sequence ATGACCTACGTCTACGCGCTCAGCGGTTTCGTCCTCCTCTTCGGCGGCGGCGAGTTCCTTGTCCGGGGTGCCGTAGCGGTCTCGAAGCGGTTCGGCCTGTCACCGCTCCTCATAGGCATGACGGTGGTTGCCGGGTGCACGTCCGCTCCCGAATTGGTCGTCAGCATGAGTGCGGCACTCCAAGGCTCCTCTGACATCGCGGTCGGTAACGTCGTCGGCAGCAACATCTTCAACATCCTGGGGGTGCTGGGCGTTGCCGCGCTGATCACGCCCATCGTGATTCGTCCGTCCAGCCTGAGGCGCGATACGACCGTGATGCTCGCATCCGCAATCGGTCTGGCGTTGGTGGCCCAGTCGGGCGAGCTTGGACGCACGACCGGCGTCGTGCTGCTGATGGGCGTCGCGCTGTACGTGGTCCTCTCGTACCGAACTGAGCTCAAGAACCCGGAGTCGCCCGCAGCCGAACTCCACGAGCACGAAGCCGCCGAGATCGAGGGACCGCGCTCCATGTGGGTGGGGGTCGGCTACCTGCTGGGCGGGCTGGGCGCGCTCATCATCGGCTCCCGGTTCCTGATCATCGGCTCTACCGAGATCGCGCGCACCTTCGGTGTGTCTGAGGCGGTCATCGGCCTGTCGCTCGTCGCCGTGGGCACCTCGCTTCCGGAGCTGGCCACGAGCGTGGTGGCGGCGGTTCGCAAGCACTCCGACGTCGCGGTGGGCAACGTCGTCGGCAGCAACATCTTCAACATCCTGGGGATCCTCGGACTGACCGCCGTCATCCGCCCCATCTCGATCGCCGAGCAGATGGCTTCGGTCGATGTCTGGGTGATGGTGGCCGTCTCTGTAGCGCTCGTACCGTTCCTCATCTGGCGTGGCCGCATCGGGCGCATCACCGGCGTGGCGTTTCTCGCAGCCTACACCGCCTACATGCTGGTGCTCTTCAACGGCTGA
- a CDS encoding Lrp/AsnC family transcriptional regulator: protein MRKPITALDKKLIGLFAADGRLPLAEAASMAGVSRPTVTSRVKALVDGGVLRFAALVDASRAGGLTVGLVGVKLDGHRLEETVTRIADLDDVSWAAVVTGRYDIIAQIVTEGGMDGLYDFVNTGLDSVGGIASSEMFVVMKATGKWSSLPPGLLREWGAPADANA from the coding sequence ATGCGCAAACCGATCACGGCGCTGGATAAGAAGCTCATCGGCCTCTTTGCCGCCGACGGCCGCCTTCCGCTGGCTGAGGCCGCGAGCATGGCGGGCGTCTCCCGACCGACCGTGACTTCGCGTGTCAAAGCGCTCGTGGACGGGGGGGTGCTGCGGTTCGCCGCCCTTGTCGACGCATCGCGGGCAGGCGGACTCACCGTCGGGCTGGTGGGCGTGAAGCTCGATGGTCACCGGCTCGAGGAGACCGTCACCCGGATCGCCGATCTCGACGACGTGAGCTGGGCGGCGGTCGTCACGGGGCGCTACGACATCATCGCCCAGATCGTGACCGAGGGCGGCATGGACGGGCTGTACGACTTCGTCAACACGGGGCTCGACTCGGTGGGCGGCATCGCCTCAAGCGAGATGTTCGTCGTCATGAAGGCCACCGGCAAGTGGTCCTCACTGCCGCCGGGCCTGCTGCGTGAGTGGGGCGCTCCCGCCGACGCCAACGCGTAG
- a CDS encoding DUF2817 domain-containing protein, whose amino-acid sequence MTPLIASVALAWACAPQAFASSAFETTPSAALSEAAPPTTTVPATITPSPGETTPTVTPWSARSIGRSVRGRPIRAYRFGAGKRRLLVIGGVHGNEWGDNVALALVRALKARPSLVPSGTEVHVIAVLNPDGVARNTRGNARRVDLNRNLPTGNWRTQLSRRDPSRRAGLTGGTRSGSEPETAALLRYASPKRFAAVVALHSRGGFISPSGPGSRTLAARIGKPSGLPLGHVGYDSVITGSMGRYFSVNQRIPIVTIELKSPTMSSGLRDGIARCLR is encoded by the coding sequence GTGACACCACTGATTGCATCGGTCGCGCTCGCGTGGGCATGCGCGCCTCAGGCCTTTGCCTCGTCAGCGTTCGAGACGACGCCTTCCGCTGCTTTGTCAGAAGCTGCGCCGCCCACGACGACGGTTCCGGCTACGATCACTCCGTCTCCCGGCGAGACCACGCCCACGGTGACGCCCTGGAGCGCGCGGAGTATCGGGCGCTCCGTGCGTGGACGGCCGATCCGGGCGTATCGCTTCGGTGCGGGCAAGCGACGTCTCCTTGTCATAGGCGGCGTGCACGGCAACGAGTGGGGCGACAACGTCGCGCTCGCCCTCGTGCGGGCCTTGAAGGCTCGGCCGTCTCTGGTGCCCAGCGGGACCGAGGTCCACGTCATCGCCGTGCTGAATCCCGATGGCGTCGCCCGAAACACCCGCGGCAACGCCCGGCGCGTCGACCTGAACCGAAACCTGCCCACGGGCAACTGGCGCACGCAGCTCAGCCGCCGCGATCCCTCCCGGCGAGCAGGGCTCACCGGCGGCACGCGGTCGGGCTCGGAGCCGGAGACCGCAGCACTCCTGCGCTACGCGAGCCCGAAGCGGTTCGCCGCAGTGGTGGCGCTGCACTCGCGGGGCGGATTCATCTCCCCGTCGGGTCCCGGGTCACGCACGTTGGCCGCGCGTATCGGGAAGCCTTCGGGCCTGCCCCTGGGGCATGTGGGCTACGACTCCGTGATCACCGGGTCCATGGGCCGGTACTTCTCGGTCAATCAGCGCATCCCGATCGTGACGATCGAGCTCAAGTCGCCAACGATGAGTTCGGGGCTGCGCGACGGGATCGCCCGCTGTCTTCGGTAG
- a CDS encoding YCF48-related protein, with translation MRFRTVLLLALALLVPTVASGASALAVRQAPAPAMLSDWAWKNPLPTGNAGHALSFSSLSTGWVAGVRGVIVRTTDAGANWTVVSSGQTGGDDLDAIDVVQTSSLRGIAAGEGGALLRTTDGSTWRRPSSTAHGVEVDYRGVFVAPDDPNRAWVIGMTTSGFGPVTPVMAKTTDGGVTWRAQALPAELAYATRIGGTSSTNLWVLSASNVWLSGNGSSWTVRRGLQPDLPEISISRLEMADSQVGYALGDASGGGLVYRTGDGGSSWATETVDGPVDLLDLEVIPGMAWARSGDGKLFRVTGSQPDTWTAVGTDRTAVYRDFEMLSSSSGFLLGDPGEWARATNDSGATFSPTRIGAVTRERLWAVDFADPLHGWAAGPRGTMLHTSDGGVSWAHQALPVDRSFEDVCFVDASRGWAVCDSTEGDYVVGTTDGGSTWNELASDRGGTAVSFWDAQNGWMAGQNGRVYATSDGGSSWTTQTTGTFEALWDIDFTSATRGWACGSGDTLLKTVDAGVTWSRVVVPLSGGSLESVDFIDANRGWIVDSFGGVYRTTNGGVSWERFSSGARGLMGVRFLADGRTGWAAGYVFRDRTTSCMTVLSTVDGGATWSIPTLAGYYDPSLAGQLWGIDAVAGGSVIAVGDGGAILASKRVAKPRAVLSVPYVASPQRVNRTFRVSGTLTPGHAGGSGTKLEFSRRLANGTYRVVYPLRTAVQKPGVGERGSYYLDGRLPYRTRWRVRAIHEDAYHAKTVTGYRYFDVR, from the coding sequence ATGCGATTCCGGACGGTACTGCTTCTGGCCCTGGCGCTGCTCGTGCCGACCGTTGCGAGTGGGGCGAGTGCGCTGGCGGTCCGGCAGGCTCCCGCGCCGGCGATGCTATCCGACTGGGCATGGAAGAACCCGCTGCCCACCGGCAACGCCGGACACGCCCTGTCGTTCTCGAGCCTGTCGACCGGCTGGGTGGCCGGCGTACGCGGAGTGATCGTGCGCACGACCGACGCCGGCGCCAACTGGACGGTCGTGTCGTCCGGTCAGACGGGAGGCGATGATCTCGATGCGATCGACGTCGTGCAGACCAGCTCTCTGCGCGGAATCGCCGCGGGTGAGGGGGGTGCGCTCCTGCGGACCACGGACGGATCCACGTGGCGGCGACCCTCGTCCACGGCCCACGGTGTCGAAGTCGACTACCGCGGCGTCTTCGTCGCGCCCGACGACCCCAATCGTGCTTGGGTCATCGGAATGACCACCAGCGGATTCGGACCGGTGACCCCCGTGATGGCGAAGACCACTGATGGAGGGGTGACGTGGCGCGCGCAGGCGCTGCCGGCCGAACTCGCGTATGCGACGCGCATCGGCGGCACGTCTTCGACGAACCTGTGGGTGCTCTCGGCGAGCAACGTCTGGCTTTCCGGGAATGGCTCGAGCTGGACCGTACGCCGTGGACTTCAGCCCGACTTGCCTGAGATCTCGATCTCGCGTCTGGAGATGGCTGACTCTCAGGTGGGCTACGCGCTGGGAGATGCGTCAGGCGGCGGGCTCGTGTATCGCACGGGCGACGGCGGCTCGTCGTGGGCCACTGAGACCGTTGACGGTCCCGTTGACTTGCTTGATCTCGAGGTCATCCCGGGGATGGCCTGGGCCCGCTCCGGGGACGGCAAGCTGTTCCGTGTGACGGGCAGTCAGCCAGACACGTGGACCGCGGTAGGGACGGACCGCACCGCGGTCTACCGTGATTTCGAGATGCTCTCAAGCTCAAGCGGGTTTCTACTGGGCGACCCGGGCGAATGGGCGCGGGCGACCAACGACTCCGGGGCGACCTTCTCGCCCACGCGCATCGGGGCCGTGACGCGCGAGAGGTTGTGGGCCGTCGACTTCGCCGATCCGCTGCATGGGTGGGCGGCTGGGCCGCGCGGCACGATGCTGCACACGAGTGATGGAGGCGTGAGCTGGGCGCATCAGGCGCTTCCGGTCGACCGCTCGTTTGAGGACGTGTGCTTTGTGGACGCCTCGCGCGGGTGGGCGGTGTGCGACTCCACTGAAGGCGACTACGTGGTCGGCACGACCGACGGCGGCTCCACGTGGAACGAACTCGCGAGCGACCGCGGTGGTACCGCCGTCAGCTTCTGGGATGCTCAGAACGGCTGGATGGCTGGACAGAACGGACGCGTATACGCGACAAGCGACGGCGGCAGCAGCTGGACGACGCAGACGACGGGCACATTCGAAGCGCTCTGGGACATCGACTTCACCAGTGCCACGCGCGGATGGGCGTGTGGCAGTGGCGACACGCTGCTCAAGACCGTCGACGCGGGGGTCACGTGGAGCCGGGTCGTCGTGCCGTTGAGCGGCGGTTCGCTGGAGTCCGTTGACTTCATCGATGCCAACCGCGGCTGGATCGTCGATTCCTTCGGCGGCGTGTATCGGACCACCAACGGCGGTGTGAGCTGGGAGCGCTTCTCGAGCGGTGCCCGCGGGCTGATGGGCGTTCGCTTTCTCGCGGACGGGCGTACCGGCTGGGCCGCCGGCTACGTCTTCCGTGACCGGACGACGAGCTGCATGACGGTGCTCTCGACGGTGGATGGCGGCGCTACGTGGTCCATTCCGACGCTCGCAGGCTACTACGATCCATCGCTTGCCGGTCAGCTGTGGGGTATCGATGCGGTTGCCGGCGGATCGGTCATCGCCGTGGGCGACGGGGGCGCGATTCTCGCTTCGAAACGAGTCGCCAAGCCCCGTGCGGTGCTCTCGGTGCCCTACGTCGCCAGCCCACAACGCGTGAACCGCACGTTCCGTGTCTCTGGTACGCTCACTCCCGGTCATGCGGGGGGGTCTGGCACCAAGCTGGAGTTCTCGCGTCGCTTGGCCAACGGCACCTATCGGGTGGTCTATCCGCTGAGAACAGCGGTGCAGAAGCCCGGGGTCGGCGAGCGAGGCAGCTACTACCTCGACGGGCGGCTGCCGTACCGCACCAGGTGGCGGGTGCGGGCGATTCACGAGGACGCCTATCACGCCAAGACCGTGACCGGATACCGATACTTCGACGTGCGCTGA
- the rarD gene encoding EamA family transporter RarD, with product MRRGVWQAAGAYAIWGLLPLYWRALHEVPALQLISHRIVWSSVLLTIVLLVLGQVRSFRSVAFKPRTLGIYAVAALLLGVNWLTYVWGVNAGFVVETSLGYFINPLLSVVLGVVFFGERLRPAQWGAVGLAAAGVAYLTFDYGRLPWIALVLAFTFATYGLVKKTAPLGSVDGLALETGILFVPAAAVLLLAERAGTGHLGGSDWRTLALLVGAGVVTTVPLLLFATAARAIPLVWIGILQYIAPTIQFLLGVFVFRETVSAHTLVGFGMVWAALAIFAGEGLVRRATAPIPVTAE from the coding sequence ATGAGAAGAGGGGTGTGGCAGGCCGCCGGGGCCTACGCGATCTGGGGTCTGCTGCCGCTGTACTGGAGGGCGCTGCACGAGGTGCCCGCGCTCCAGCTCATAAGTCACCGCATCGTGTGGTCGAGCGTGCTGCTGACCATCGTGCTCTTGGTGCTGGGCCAGGTGCGCTCGTTTCGCTCCGTCGCCTTCAAGCCGCGTACCCTGGGCATCTACGCGGTCGCCGCGCTGCTGCTGGGCGTCAACTGGCTCACCTACGTGTGGGGCGTGAATGCGGGCTTCGTCGTCGAGACGAGCCTCGGGTACTTCATCAACCCGCTGCTCTCCGTAGTGCTCGGGGTTGTCTTCTTCGGCGAGCGGCTGAGGCCCGCCCAGTGGGGGGCGGTCGGTCTGGCTGCTGCGGGCGTCGCCTACCTCACGTTCGATTACGGGCGTCTTCCCTGGATTGCGCTGGTGCTGGCCTTCACCTTTGCCACCTACGGGCTCGTGAAGAAGACTGCGCCGCTCGGTTCGGTGGATGGGCTCGCGCTTGAGACGGGAATCCTGTTCGTGCCGGCCGCGGCCGTGCTGCTGCTGGCCGAGCGTGCGGGCACCGGGCATCTGGGTGGTTCTGACTGGCGCACTCTGGCGCTGCTGGTAGGGGCCGGAGTGGTCACGACGGTGCCGCTGCTGCTGTTCGCCACGGCCGCGCGCGCCATTCCTCTCGTGTGGATCGGCATCCTCCAGTACATCGCGCCCACGATTCAGTTTCTCCTAGGCGTGTTCGTATTTCGCGAGACCGTTTCGGCGCATACGCTCGTGGGCTTCGGCATGGTGTGGGCGGCCCTGGCCATCTTCGCCGGCGAGGGTCTGGTGCGCAGGGCCACAGCACCGATCCCGGTCACGGCGGAGTAG
- a CDS encoding nitroreductase family protein, with protein sequence MDSIEAIMGRRSIRNYTAEPVTDAELDVLLRAAMAAPSAGNQQPWRFIVVRDADRRVELSTATPYAGMIARAPLALVICGDTREEKHPGYWVQDCSAAIQNLLVAAHATGLGAVWIGVYPVEERSENVRRICDVEAGVVPMSMIALGHPAEEKPPAERFEPAYVHSERWE encoded by the coding sequence GTGGATAGCATCGAGGCGATCATGGGCCGCAGGTCCATTCGAAACTACACCGCCGAACCCGTCACAGACGCCGAACTCGACGTGCTGCTTCGAGCCGCGATGGCGGCGCCGAGCGCAGGCAACCAGCAGCCGTGGCGCTTCATCGTGGTTCGGGATGCCGATCGACGAGTGGAGCTGTCCACGGCCACCCCGTACGCCGGCATGATCGCGCGCGCCCCCCTGGCCCTGGTGATCTGCGGCGATACGCGCGAGGAGAAGCACCCCGGCTACTGGGTTCAGGACTGCTCCGCAGCCATCCAGAATCTCCTTGTGGCGGCGCATGCCACCGGGCTGGGTGCCGTGTGGATCGGCGTGTATCCGGTCGAGGAGCGCTCTGAGAACGTGCGCCGCATCTGCGATGTCGAGGCGGGCGTCGTACCGATGTCGATGATCGCGCTCGGACACCCCGCCGAGGAGAAGCCGCCCGCGGAACGCTTCGAGCCCGCGTACGTCCACAGCGAGCGCTGGGAGTAG
- a CDS encoding phosphocholine cytidylyltransferase family protein, with protein sequence MMIGDHMRKLAVTTDERPRTALLLAAGMGSRLAPLTDDTAKCLVALSGISILERLLRTLGSYGFTRLVVVLGHESDAIQDYLGDHSGEIQIDYVTSTRYRTTNNIYSLWLARQIIDEPFLLIESDLVFDEALLEKMLRPDMIAVSRQLPWMNGTTVTLGGKAGITAFCLGEMSRPDATHYKTVNIYSFSRSTWRVVCERLDRYIAAQRTGDYYESVFAEMVADGSLSLTPVLFDPDSWYEIDTLDDLAAAELLFPRHSETMRREQSIKVVVAAG encoded by the coding sequence ATGATGATTGGGGACCACATGCGCAAACTCGCCGTCACGACCGACGAACGACCCAGGACCGCACTCCTTCTGGCGGCCGGGATGGGCAGCAGACTCGCCCCGCTCACCGACGACACCGCCAAGTGCCTCGTGGCGCTCAGCGGAATCTCGATTCTCGAGCGACTGCTTCGCACGCTCGGCAGCTACGGATTCACGAGGCTGGTCGTGGTCCTCGGGCACGAATCGGACGCCATCCAGGATTACCTGGGCGATCACTCGGGCGAGATTCAGATCGACTACGTCACCAGCACGCGCTACCGGACCACGAACAACATCTACAGCCTGTGGCTCGCCCGGCAGATCATCGACGAGCCGTTCCTGCTCATCGAGAGCGACCTTGTGTTCGACGAGGCGCTGCTTGAGAAGATGCTGCGGCCCGACATGATCGCCGTGTCACGCCAGTTGCCCTGGATGAACGGCACCACCGTGACCTTGGGCGGGAAAGCGGGGATCACCGCCTTCTGTCTGGGTGAGATGAGCCGCCCGGATGCGACCCACTACAAGACCGTGAACATCTACAGCTTCTCCCGAAGCACGTGGAGGGTGGTCTGCGAACGCCTGGACCGCTACATCGCGGCCCAGCGCACCGGTGACTACTACGAGTCCGTCTTCGCCGAGATGGTGGCCGATGGCAGCCTCTCGCTCACGCCGGTGCTGTTCGATCCCGACAGCTGGTACGAGATCGACACGCTCGATGACCTTGCCGCGGCCGAGCTCCTCTTTCCGCGCCACTCTGAGACGATGAGACGCGAGCAGAGCATCAAAGTCGTTGTGGCGGCCGGATGA